TCAGGCCGATGTTGTAGACCAGTCATGGCTGGTGCCCTCGGCAACGCAACATCACCAGATGCGACCGTTGACAGAAGTTACTTCCGATTGCCACGGCATCCGGTTTCGGACTAACAGTCTCGGTCTGCGTGGCCCTGAACCCGATTTACAGGCTGATCCGGAGAAGCTGCGTGTGGTGCTGCTTGGTGATGACACTGTTCTGGGGATGTCGCTGAAGCAGGAACATACTCTCAGCTTTCAGCTGCAGAAGCATCTGGCTGTCCACCTGAACGGGACTGTAGAGGTCGTGAATGCGGGAGTGCCCGGTTATTCGCCAGTTCTCAGCCTTCTTCAGTATGATCAGGATTTGGGAAGACTCCATTCGGATATCGTCGTCCTGCATTTTGACATGTCTGACGTTGCCGACGAATCGATTCATCGGGGTCGTCTTCGAATGGACGGCAGTCGGGCTGTCTGCATACATCCACTTCTTCTGGAGAACGACAGCAGTACTAATCCACTGCTTTCGATTGCACGTGGCTCAGTTCTGGCGAATGCGGTATGTAAACAGTTTCTTGAGGTATCGGACCAGGTTACAGATACAGAACGTTATGCGTGGACACGGACCGTTCCCGGAAACGTGGAAACCCATATACGCCATGCCATGGATTCTGTCAGTCAACTTCGAGATAAAACAAAGCAAGCGAATCAAGTGCTGATCCTGACGACATCACCTGTCATGTGGCAGGTACTTACTCCCGAGTACAATCGGTCGATCAGTCTTCGCTACGGTATCACAGGCAGGCATCCGGTGACCGATGACATGCCCTTTCAGATTTTGTCGGCATGGAGTCGCCAGAGCGGAGTTCCTCTTTGTAATCCTGTGCAGGTGTTTCGGAGTTTTGAGGCTCCCGAGAAGTTGTTTCCTTCCGATAGTCCGCGTCTCTCTGTCTATGGCACTGCACTGTACGCCAGAGAACTGGCACGCACAATTCTGAGGACTCCCACGGCTGTGGCCGGCAGACTCCGAACGGTCCGGTGACAACGCGAAAGTCAGAGTGATCGGACCGTCGCAGGTCCTGGCTTGTGCAGGAGACCTGCGGGACGTAAACCATGTTCTGTCCAGCCATGAATCCCCAATACACTGAGACGCAGGTACATCGATGAGCGCGTTTGAGTCTGTTTGTCGCTATTTTGAGGAAGCCGCGGGGGTGATTGATCTGTCACCCAATATGAAGAAGCTGCTGCTGACCCCGGAACGTGA
The Fuerstiella sp. genome window above contains:
- a CDS encoding SGNH/GDSL hydrolase family protein; amino-acid sequence: VINTWFLLLCPLVRRRLLLSPSGGIFRLPEWNLTRLLMLQRLLRQLQHVVTALGLLIGILIGAELWLRTARPRRTPPVATQADVVDQSWLVPSATQHHQMRPLTEVTSDCHGIRFRTNSLGLRGPEPDLQADPEKLRVVLLGDDTVLGMSLKQEHTLSFQLQKHLAVHLNGTVEVVNAGVPGYSPVLSLLQYDQDLGRLHSDIVVLHFDMSDVADESIHRGRLRMDGSRAVCIHPLLLENDSSTNPLLSIARGSVLANAVCKQFLEVSDQVTDTERYAWTRTVPGNVETHIRHAMDSVSQLRDKTKQANQVLILTTSPVMWQVLTPEYNRSISLRYGITGRHPVTDDMPFQILSAWSRQSGVPLCNPVQVFRSFEAPEKLFPSDSPRLSVYGTALYARELARTILRTPTAVAGRLRTVR